Proteins from a genomic interval of Triplophysa dalaica isolate WHDGS20190420 chromosome 21, ASM1584641v1, whole genome shotgun sequence:
- the LOC130410598 gene encoding uncharacterized protein LOC130410598, which translates to MASIPIVVTCTSCHMFSLAFSVSGEGFTCDKCREVVRLTEKILELESRIQSLFEDSKSVRTVENTSDASNVSAHSSVPVENPLQLGNFVTVRRHSRRTKHHSTVPIKVSNRFAPLSDAPTEKPAESALVIGDSIVRNVNIETPATIVKCLPGARAPDIKSNLNVLAKANRKYSKIVIHVGTNDVRLRQSEITKDNIKEVCELAKTMSDTVIFSGPLTAYRGDEIYSRLSSLNGWLSEWCLQNNIDFINNWKSFEGRPDLLKRDGLHPSWDGVSLLSRNLAHSLNNAKV; encoded by the coding sequence atggcttctattcctattgttgttacttgcacctcatgtcatatgtttagtttagccttctctgtcagcggcgagggttttacatgtgataaatgcagggaagtagttaggctgacggagaagattttagaattagagtctcgcatccaatctttatttgaggatagtaagagtgtaagaaccgtagaaaacacttcggatgcgagcaatgttagcgcacacagctcggttccggttgaaaatcccctgcagctgggaaactttgtgacggtgagacggcatagtcgcaggacaaaacatcactcaaccgttccgattaaagtctcgaacaggtttgccccgctcagtgacgcaccgactgagaaacctgctgaaagtgccctagtgatcggtgattctattgtccggaacgttaacatagagacaccagccacaatagtcaaatgtttaccgggagccagagcgcctgacatcaagtcaaacttaaatgtgctggctaaggctaatcgtaaatacagtaagattgttattcatgtcggcacaaatgatgttagactccgtcaatcggagatcactaaagataatattaaagaggtgtgtgagctcgcaaaaacgatgtcagacactgtaatattctctggcccccttactgcttaccgtggtgatgagatttatagcagattatcatcactaaatggctggttgtctgagtggtgcctgcagaataatatagattttataaataactggaagagttttgagggcagacctgacctgttgaaacgagatggtctccatccctcctgggatggggtttccctcctctctagaaatttggcacacagtcttaataatgctaaagtctga